The nucleotide sequence GCAGCGTCTTCCGCTTCATCCTGCCGGCCCTGGCCGGGCAGGCGGCGAAAACGGCCGAGGCGGCCTGCCCGGCCAGAGCCGCGCCAGCGACCCGAGGCGACGCATCCCGGGTGCTGGTGGTGGACGACGACGCCGCCGTGCGGCGCTATCTCGAAACCGTGCTGGCCGAGGGCGGCTACGCCGTGGCCACGGCCAGCGGCGGGGTCGAGGCGCTGCGGCTGGCCGCCGCCTGGAAACCCGGCTGCATCACCATGGACCTGCACATGCCGGGTATGGACGGCCGGGAGGCCATCCGCCGGCTGCGGGCCGAGCCGGCCACCCGGGACATTCCGGTGATGGTGCTGACCGTGGCTTCCAGCCGCGAACGGGCCGCCAGCGGGGCCGACGCGGTTCTGGCCAAGCCCGTGGACGAGGAGGCGCTGTTGGCGGCCGTGCGCAACCTGCTGGAAGGCCCGGGCGAGGACGACGCGCGCCCATGCCTGATCTACGCCGACGACGGCGGCCGGCGGCTGTCGCGGCGGTTCCTGCTGTGCCCGGGCGAGGTGACGTCGGTGGGCGAGGAACCCGGGTTGTGGCAGGCGTTGGACAAGGGCTTTTGCGGCACGGTCTTTGTGCCGGCCTCGCGGGGCCACGACCTCGACCTGGGCAAGCTCAGCGCCTATCCAGGCGTATGCGTGATCATCATTCCCGACTGACGCGCACACCCGAAAGGCAAGCTCGGCGGCGGTTCCGGCGGTTAACGGGCGTTTTTTGCCGTTCCGGCTCTTGACTGGCCGGCCGGGCCGCTTACTTTTTTGGCGCTCGCCCGCGGCGAGTGCTGCCGGGGCGGCCCCGGCCATGGCTTCGGCCCTTGACAAACCCGGGCCGAAGGTGGACTTGTTGCGGCCGGATTTCACGGCCCTAAGGCGTAAGCGGAGAGGATCATGCCCATCTACGAATACAAATGCACCAAATGCGGCAAGGAATTCGAAGTGCTTCAACGCAGCTTCGACGTGGACGAAGCGCCCTGCGAACACTGCGGCGCTCCCGGCAAGCGCTTCATGTCCAACACCTCGTTCGTGCTCAAGGGCACGGGCTGGTACGTGACCGACTACAAGGCCAACGGCGGTTGCAGCGCTTCGGGCAACGCGGCCAACGGGTCCAACGGTTCGGCCAAGCCCGCCGACGCCCCGGCCGCCGAAGCAGCGGCTCCGGCCTCGCCCTGCGCTTCCGGCGGCTGTTCGTCCTGCCCGAGCGCCTCCGCGTCCAGCGCCGACGCCTAGACCGCTCCCGCTCCGATTTTTGCTTCGTCGCGCCGGTCCGACAGGGCTGGCGCGACGGGTTTTTTTGCGTCCTTCGAACACCTTGGACGCCTATTCCCGACCCGCCATCCGGCCGGACGGCTCCCTCCCATTCCGGGTAACCCCGGGCGACCCACGCGGCGCAGCCGCCAGCGATCCCGCGCCCAAGGGGCTTGGCGCGTTCGCGCCCTCCGACGAAATATCCTTTCTCCGTCCGCTCCGAGTGGGGTATCCAAAGGGGCTCAGCCCCTTTGGCCGCCGGAGCATTCTTTATTCTCGCCCTCTTATCACTCTCCCCAGCTACAATCCCAGCAATCGACGTACGGTCGCCAACCCCAGGCGTTCTTCCAGCACGTCGGCCAGCCGGTCCAGGGCCGGGTCGATGTCGTAGGGCGTCAGCCGGGTGATGGGTTCCTGACCCCGGCGCTGGCGCAGGGTGTTGAGGAACTGGCGGCGGAAGGCGTCGGCGTCGAAGAGGCCGTGCAGGTAGGCACCCCAAATGGGCGCGTCTTTTCGGGCGTAGGCCAGGGGTTGGCCGTCGGCCCGGGCGGCGATGATGTCCAGGGCGGCGGCGTCCCCTTGAATAATGGTGATGCCGTGGTGGATTTCGTAGCCGTGAAGGGGCAGCTTTGATGGCGTGTGGACGGCATCGGTGGCGGTCAGGGTTTTTTCGGCGGCCAGGCGGGTGGTGAGCGGCAGCAGGCCCAGGCCGGCGGTGTGGCCGCGATCCGATTCCAGACCCAGGGGATCGGCCACGGTCTCGCCGAGCATTTGCAGCCCGGCGCAGATGCCGACGATTTCGGTTGTGCCGGCGGCGGCCAGTGTGGTCAGGGCGGCGGCCAGGCCGGAATCCTGGAGCCAGGCCAGGTCGGCCAGGGTGTTCTTGCTGCCAGGCAGCAGCACGGCGTCGGGCCGGCCGAGCTTACCGGCCTCGCGCACCCGGCGTAGGCGCGTGTCGGGTTCCACGGCCAGGGCGTCGCAGTCCGTGGCGTTGGAGAGATGCGGCAGGTCGATGACCGCGATGTCGAGGAGCGTCGGGTCGGCCGGCGGGGTATCGGGCAGGGACTGGCCGTCCTTGAAGGTGACCGAGTCCTCGTCGGGCAGGCCCAGATCGGACAGGAAGGGGACCACGGCCAGCACGCCCTGTCCGGTGCGCTGGGCGAGGTAGTCGTTGGCCGGGGCCAACAGCGTGGCGTCGCCCCGGAAGCGGTTGAGCACATAGCCGGCGACGAGCGCCCGTTCGGCTTCGGGCAGGCATTCCATGGTGCCCAGCAGCCCGGCGTAGGCGCCGCCCCGGTCGATGTCGGCGGCCAGCAGCACGCTGGCCCCGGCATGGCGGGCCATGGCCATGTTGACGATGTCATGGGCCTTGAGATTGACCTCGGCCGGGCTGCCGGCTCCTTCGAGCACCATGACGTCGGCCTGGCCGGCCAGGGCGTCGTAGGCCTCCCGGGCGGCGGCGAAGGCCGTGGGTTTGTAGGCGATGTAGTCCGCCACGCGCATGGTTCCGACCGGTTTGCCAAGGACAATGACCTGGGAGCCGAGGTCCGAGGTGGGCTTTAAAAGGATGGGGTTCATGCGCGCGTCCGGGGCCAGCCGGCAGGCTCGGGCCTGGACGATCTGCGCCCGGCCCATTTCCAGGCCGTCGGCCGTGACTCCGGAATTGAGCGACATGTTTTGCGATTTAAACGGCGCGACCTTGTAGCCGGCCCGGGCCAGCAGCCGGCACAGGCCGGCGGTGAGCACGGATTTGCCGGCGCTGGAGGTGGTCCCTTGGACCATAAGCGCCGGGGTCTTGGGCCGGGGGCGGGAGGCGGGCATGGGGCAGGCGGCCAGCACGGCGGCCAGGGCGTCCAGGATGCGGTCGGTCTCGGCCTCGGGGCGCACGGCCAGGCGCAGGTAGCGGTCGGAAAGGCCGGAAAAATTGGTGCAGTCGCGAAGGGCCACGCCGTGTTCAGTTAAGAGGCGGCGGCAGACCTCCGGGGCGTTGGGGCCGGAAAGCGACAGCCGGGCCAGCAGGAAATTGGCCTGGCTCGGGAAGACCGTGAGGCCAAGGCCGGCCAGCCCTTCGGCCAGCCGCTGGCGCAGGCCGGGCAGGGCGGCCCGGGTATCCTCCAGAAAGGTCCTGTCGGCCAGGGCGCGCAGGCCCACGGCCTGGGGGAGGGTTCCCACCGACCACGGGGCCAGGGTGCGGCGCACCCAGTCGGCCAGATCGGGGCTGGCGGCGAGCAGCCCCAGGCGCAGGCCGGGTATGGCGAAGCTTTTGGTGAGCGAGAGCAGCACGGCCACGTTGTGGGGCCGGTCCTCGCCGGCCAGGCTCGTAAAGCCGGGCACGAAGTCGGCAAAGGCCTCGTCCACCAAAAACAGGCTCTGGGGGTGACGGCCGGCCAGCTCAATGATGGCGGTGGCGTCGGTGACGACGCCGGTGGGGTTGGCGGGGCTGGCGATGACAACCAGGGAGGGCGAGCGCAGCACGGCCTCGATGCGGTCGAGCTGGGGGGCGAAGCCGTCGAATTCCGAGCCGGGCAGCCGGCGCACGTCCATGCCGGACTTGTGGCAGGCCACGGCGTAGTCGGTGTAGGCCGGGGAGGGGATGACCGCCCGGGCCAGGCCGGTGCAGCGCGGCAGGGCGAAAAGGAGTTGGCTTGTGCCGTTGCCGGCCACGAAATGGGAGGCTGGCGCGCCGTAGCGGGCCGAGGCGGCCTCAAGGAGCGCGGTGCAGTCCGGGTCCGGGTAGTGGACGAGGTCGGCGACGGCGGCGCTTAAGACGTCGCGCAGCCAGGGCGGCGGCCCCAGCGGATTGATGCTGGCCGAGGCGTCGAGGATTTCGGATGGGTCGCGTCCGGCCTCGGCGGCCAGGGCGCGCAGATTGCCGCCGTGGGGAAAAGCTTTTTCTTTCAATTAATTGACTGCTTTTTGCGGCATCACCAGCACGAGATGCCAGCCCGTGGCGCGAAGGCGCGCCGCCAGCACCATGTCCTTGCCCGAGACAAAGGCCATGGGCCACTTCTTTTCTGTTTCGGCCCGTTCGATGACGGCCTCGCCGATGGCGTTCAGGCCGTCGTCGGGCGAGTCCTCGGCCTTTTCCAGGCCCATGGCGGCCAGCCCCCGGTCGGCCCGGAAATAGACCACGGCCTCCTCGGCCTTGGCGTTTATGGCGTCGATGGCGGCGGCGAGCCGGGGGTCGCTGACGGCGATGGCCTTGCCGCGCCGGTTCATCAGAAAGGCCCGCGCGCCGGGGATGGCGGCCAGATCGGCCATGACCCGGCCGGAGAGCTGGCTGATGGTGACGTCTCGCGACGACACGGCGAGTAGCGTCTCGCCGTCGTAGACCGGGCAGGACACCGTGACCATCATGCCGTCGCCGGCCAGATCGAGGTAGGGCGACTGCCAGCCGCAGGCCTTGGCCGCGAAATCGGCGGCGGTGTAAAAGTCCTTGTCCGTGGGCTTATAATTGTTGACGGCCTCCACCAGGGGCAGGGTGGGGTAGATGGCGAATCCCTGGTCCGGGGTGGTCAGGTAGACCCAGGAGTAGGGCAGCGCGCCGTAGCCGGCGGCCATGGCCGGGGCGAGGCTGCCCAGGGCGGCCAGCTCCCGGAAGAGATTGTCGGAGAAGTTTTCGCCGTCGTAGAAATAGAGGGACTGGCAGGGGGCCTTGGCGGCCGGGTCCGGGCCGCAGGGGCCTTGGAGGTCGCGGAAAGCGACCGTGCCGTCCTTGACGGCGTAGCTTTGCAGCAGCCGGCCACGGTCCTCGGGGACCATGGCCGGGGTGGCCCGGAAGAGTTCCTTGTAGGCCGCGCCAAGGCTTTTGGCGCTTTGCTCCACGGCGGCAAGCGCATCGTCGAGGCGGCCGGCGGCGCTGGCGGCCAGGGCCAGGGCGAACTTCGGCGGCGCGGCCTGGGCGGCTGGGGCGTTGGCCGGGCACAGCAGGCAGCAGGCGAGGATGATTCCGAAAGCGGCGGTCGCGAAACGCATGGCGGCTGCCTCCTTGGCGGTCACTGCATGATGAGATGCCAGAACACGGAAAAAAGCCCAAGGATCATGCCGACCACGGCCACGGTGAAGACGATGTCCGGGATCGGCGAAAAGGTCTTGGCGCCGGTGTTGATGCAGCGTCGGATGTACCAGAAGCGCCACACGGCCACAACCATGACCAAAACACCCACGCCGAAGGTGGACAGCGTCACGGTCTCGGTGTGCAGGTGCTTGTGGGCCATGCCCTCGAACATGGGCACGTTTTGCAGCTGGCGGATGAAGAAGTCGAAGCGCTCGATGACGAAGCTGAAGCCAAAAAGTGCCAGTCCCGTGCGGCACCAGGCCAGAAACGTGCGTTCGTTGGCCAGGTGGTTGCGCTGCCAGGCCAGGAGCACCTGGGGGTTGGTGAGGTCGTAGGGCCGGGCGTCCGGGGCGGCGGAAGCGGCCGGTTGCGGGGCAGGGGCGTCGGTCATGGGGCCTCCGATGTCGGCGTGAATCTAGACCAGCCGGGGACGGGGGGCAAGGCGCGGGAGGGCGGCAGGCTGGCGACGGTGAAACGGCCTCTGGTCGTCGCAAAAAAAACGGGGGCCGCGCCAGCGCGCGGCCCCCGTGACGGTAACGTGGAGGAAACGGGTCGGCTAGTACATGCCGCCCATGCCGCCCATGCCGCCGCCGGGCATCGGGGGCATGTCCTTTTTCGGCTCGGGCTTCTCGGCGATGGCCGCCTCGGTGGTCAGGAGCAGGCCGGCCACGGAGGAGGAGTTCTGCAGGGCGATGCGGGTGACCTTTTTGGGGTCGATGACACCGGCCTTGATCAGGTCTTCGTATTCGCCGGTGGCGGCGTTGAAGCCGAAGCCGTCCTTGCCGTCGCGCACTTTGGCCACGACGATGGAGCCTTCGAAGCCGGCGTTGCCGGAGATCTGGCGCAGGGGCTCTTCGATGGCGCGGCGCACGATCTCGATGCCGGACTGCTCGTCGTCGTCCACGGCCTTGATGCCGGTCAGGCTCTTGACGCAGCGCACGAGAGCGACGCCGCCGCCAGGAACGATGCCTTCCTCAACGGCCGCGCGGGTGGCGTTGAGGGCGTCCTCGACGCGGGCTTTCTTTTCCTTCATCTCGGTCTCGGTGGCCGCGCCGACATTGATGACGGCCACGCCGCCGACGATCTTGGCCAGACGCTCCTGCAGCTTTTCCTTGTCGTAGCTGGAGGTGGTCTCTTCGATCTGGGCGCGGATCTGCTTGACCCGGGCCTTGATCTTGTCGCCGTCGCCAGCGCCGTCAACGATGGTGGAATTTTCCTTGTCCACGATGACGCGCTTGGCCTTGCCGAGGTCGGCCAGGGTCATGTTCTCGAGCTTGATGCCCAGGTCTTCGGACACGCACTGGCCGCCGGTCAGGGTGGCGATGTCCTCGAGCATGGCCTTGCGGCGGTCGCCGAAGCCCGGGGCCTTGACGGCGCAAACCTGCAGGGTGCCGCGCAGCTTGTTGACGACCAGGGTGGCCAGGGCCTCGCCCTCGATGTCTTCAGCCACGATCAGCAGCGGGCGGCTCATCTTGGCAACCTGCTCCAGGACGGGCAGCAGATCCTTCATGGCGGTGATCTTCTTCTCGTTAATCAGGATCAGCGGCTCGTCGAGCTCGCACACCATGCGCTCGGGATCGGTGATGAAATAGGGGGAGAGGTAGCCGCGGTCGAACTGCATGCCCTCGACGACGTCAAGGGTGGTTTCCATGCCCTTGGCTTCCTCGACGGTGATGACGCCTTCCTTGCCGACCTTGTTCATGGCTTCGGCGATGATGTTGCCGATGGTGGCGTCGGAGTTGGCGGAAATGGTGCCGACCTGGGCGATCTCTTTCTGGTCGCGGGTGGGCTTGGCCAGGGTCTCCAGCTCAGCCACGACCGAGGCCACGGCCTTGTCGATGCCGCGCTTGATGGCCATGGGGTTGCGGCCGGCGGCCACGAGCTTGACGCCTTCGGTGAAGATGGCCTGGGCCAGGATGGTGGCGGTGGTGGTGCCGTCGCCAGCGATGTCGGAGGTCTTGGAAGCGACTTCCTTGACCATCTGGGCACCCATGTTCTCGAACTTGTCTTCCAGTTCGATCTCCTTGGCCACGGTCACGCCGTCCTTGGTGATGATCGGGGAACCGAAGGACTTCTCGATGACGACGTTGCGGCCCTTGGGTCCAAGGGTGACCTTCACGGCGTTGGCCAGCTTGTCGACGCCTCTTTTCAGCTTCTCGCGGGCTTTGGAATCAAAAAGAATTTCTTTGGCAGCCATGTATGTTCTCCTTGCGCTAGAATACGGAATGGTTGGAGCGAAAAAGGCGCGAAGCCCTAGGCTTCGATGACGGCCAGGATGTCGTCCTCGCGCATGACGAGGAAGTCTTCGTCATCGACCTTGATCTCGGTGCCGGCGTACTTGTTGAACAGCACGAGGTCGCCCTTTTCGACATGCATCTTCAGGTGCTTGCCGTCTTCGGCCAGCTTGCCCGGACCCACGGCGATGACTTCGCCCTTCATGGGCTTTTCCTTGGCCGAGTCAGGGATGATGATGCCGCCCTTGGTGACTTCTTCCTGTTCGAGACGCTTAACCAGCACGCGATCGCCTAAGGGTTTGAGCTTCATACAATAACCTCCATGGTTTTTGGCGGATGGATTGGCTGCTGGCACTCGCTTGCGGCGAGTGCCAGCGCCGGCGGGAAACTATCTAAACACATTGGCGTGAAAGGCAAGAGGTCGGCGTGAAAAAAGTTTGGCGGGCCGGAAGATTTTGTTTTCGAAATAAGTCGCTTGTATATTTGATGATTTTTGTAAAAAACGGGCAGATGGCAGATGGTCTGCTGTTTCAGGAGGGCTTTTGGGCAGGTTTTGGGACGCAAGATACCCTTGTGAAAGGAATCACGCTGTTGCGGCGGATGGCATTTTCCAGTAAACCGCATAAACTTGACGCTCTCTCCACAGGGGCCTAGAACCATCCAATAGCAGGCGGCCGCGGTGCTAGCGGATAGTTTTGCCTCGCGGCGGAGGCGGAGCGTGTGTCCCAGGCGGTCCCCTAACCTTTTTATCGAGGTGCCTATGCTCGACACGCTGGTCTTTGTGACGGTGCTGCTGCCATTTTTGGTCGCAGCCGTGTTGCTCGTTTTGCGAGAGCAAAATGTGCGCAAGGTCATCCTGGTCGCCACGGCGGGAGTACTCATACTCGCGTCGTTGGCCATGCTTCGGGGCGGCGCGTTCATCATGTCGCCGGCGCCACTATGGGGTTCACTGGTCACCCTTGGTGACTTCCTGATCCTCGCCGTGGTGTTGCTGGTCGGCTTGAAACGCAAAAACCAGATCATCGTATGGCTCACCGTGGCCCAGATCGTCGGACTTATTTGGTTCGACTTCTTCATGATCCAGGACCACGGCGCGACGCCGGCCTTTTTCGCGGACGACCTCAGCCTCGTCATGGTGCTGGTGGTGTCCATCGTCGGTTCCCTCATCGCCGTGTACGGCATCGGCTACATGAAGGAACACGAGGAACATCTGCATCTGACCACGTCGAAACAGCCTCAGTTCTTTTTCTTCATCGTCCTGTTCCTGGGCGCCATGAACGGCCTCGTTTTGGCCAACAACATGCTGTGGATGTACTTCTTCTGGGAATGCACCACGCTGTGTTCGTTCATGCTCATCGGCCATGACGACACCGAGATCGCCCGCAAGAACGCGGAACGCGCCCTGTGGATGAACGTGCTCGGCGGCACGGCCTTCCTGTTTGGCGTCATGCTCCTGTACAAGGTCACCGGCACCCTGTCGCTCCAGGAGATCCTGGCTCGCGGACCGGAATTCGCCGTGGCCGGCGGGGCCATCCTCGTGCCCATGTTCCTGCTGGTCTTCGCCGGCATGACCAAGGCCGCCCAGGCCCCGTTCCAGAGCTGGCTCACCGGGGCCATGGTGGCTCCCACCCCGGTTTCGGCCTTGCTCCACTCCTCGACCATGGTCAAGGCCGGCGTCTACATCATCGTGCGCCTGGCCCCGATCTACGCCGGCACCTACTTCAGCAACTTCGTGGCCCTGTTCGGGGGCTTCGTGTTTTTGGCCACGGCCTGCCTGGCCGCCGGCCAGTCCAACGGCAAGAAGATCCTGGCCTACTCCACCATCTCCAACCTGGCGCTCATTATTGCCTGCGCCGGCATCAACACCCCGGCCGCCATCACCGCGGCCATCCTGCTGATCCTGTTCCACGCCATCTCCAAGGCGCTCATGTTCCTGTGCGTCGGGGCCATCGAGCAGAAGATCGGCTCCCGCGACATCGAGGACATGCGCGGCCTGTTCGCCCGCATGCCCCGCACGGCCCTGGTCGCCGTCATCGGCATCCTGACCATGATGCTGCCGCCTTTCGGCATGCTCATGGCCAAGTGGATGGCCATCGAGTCGGCCCACGGCCAGTTCCTGCTCATGATCATGCTGGCCCTGGGTTCGGGCGTCACCGTGCTCTTCTGGTGCCGCTGGGCCGGCCTCATGCTGGCCACGCCCTTTGCCAAGGCCGCTCCCGAAGCCCAGGACAGCACCATCCGGGGACCGCTCTACCTCCTGGCCGGCCTGGCCGTGGTGTTGAGCTTCTTCTCGCCCCTGGTCTACAACGGCCTGGTCGCTCCCGTGGTGGCCATGTACTATAAGACCGCGCCGTACGTGCTGCGATTCGGCAACTTTGAATCGTCCACCGGCGTCTTCCTGGTTTATCCGCTGTTTATCCTGCTTGGCCTGGGCTTTTTCTTCGCCCTGCGCCAGACCCGCAAGATCACGGCCGCCCAGGCGGTTGGCCCCTACATGTGCGGCGAGCAGACCGCCGTTGACGGCAAGCCCGGCTTCCTTGGCCCCCTCGGCCAGAACGTCACGGCCGTGTCCGGCAACTACTACCTGGAACAGTTCTTTGGAGAGGCCATGCTCTCCAAGTGGATCAACGTCATCGCCCTGGCCGTGCTGGTGATCATGCTCTTTGGAGGCGCCCTGTGATGACCAAAATCCTTCTCGCCGTCCTGGCCCTGGTCGCGGCCCCGATTCTCGGCGCGCTCATTACCGGCGTGGACCGCCGCATCACCGCCTGGCTGCAGTCCCGCTACGGCCCGCCGATCCTCCAGCCGCTCTACGACGTGCTCAAGCTCCTGGGCAAACAGCCCATGCTCGTCAACACCTGGCAGGCCCTTTGCGCCTACGTTTACCTCGTCGGCGCGGCCCTGTCCGTGGTGTTGCTCTTTACCGGCTCCGATCTGCTGCTCATCTTCTTCGTGCTGACCATCGGCGCGGTCTTCCTGGTCATGGGCGCCCTGGCCTCGCCGTCGCCCTACAGCCAGATCGGCGGCCAGCGCGAGTTGCTCCAGATGCTGGCCTACGAGCCGCTTTTGATCCTCGTGTTTGCCTCCATCGCCATGGTGACCGGTAGCTTCAAGGTCAGCGCGGTCTTTGAACTCAGCCGGCCCATGCTCTATGACCTGCCGCTGATGTTCATTGTCCTTGGCTACGCGCTCACCATCAAGCTGCGCAAATCGCCCTTTGACATCTCGGCCAGCGCCCACGCCCACCAGGAACTGGTGCGCGGCGTCTACACCGAGTACTCCGGGCCCTACCTGGCCATGATCGAGATCGCCCACTGGTACGAGGTGATCCTGGTCCTTGGCATCTGCGCGTTGTTCTGGTCCACCAGCTTTGTCGGCATGATCGTGCTCGTGGCCCTGACCTACATGGCCGAAATCATCGTGGACAACGTCACGGCGCGCCTCACCTGGCGGGTCATGCTCAAGTCCGCCGTCGGCATGGGGCTGGTCCTCACCGTGGTCAACTTGCTGTGGCTCTATGCCCAATAACCACCGAGAAGCCAAAAGAGAGAGCACGCCATGTTAGGCAATCTGATCAATCAGGGACGCATCAAATCCCCGTGGGTGGTCCACTTCGACTGCGGCAGCTGCAACGGCTGCGACATCGAGGTGCTGGCCTGCCTCACGCCCCTTTACGACATTGAACGCTTCGGCATCTTAAACATCGGCAACCCCAAGCACGCTGACGTGCTGCTCGTGACCGGCACCGTCAACCAGCGCAACAAGCACGTGCTCAAAAACATCTACGACCAGATGCCCACCCCCAAGGCCGTCATCGCCATCGGCGCTTGCGGCTGCTCGGGCGGCGTGTTCCGCGAAGCCTACAATGTCGTCGGCGGCGTGGACAAGGTCATCCCCGTGGACGTGTACGTGCCCGGCTGCCCGGCCCGCCCCGAGGCCATCATCGACGGCGTGGTGGCGGCCCTGGAAAAGGTGAAGAAACTGCTCGGCATGACCGCCTAAGGGTTGCCGAGAACTCGGATGCAACCGGGGTTTTCCCCGATTTCCAGGAGATTACCGTGCTGGAAACGATACCTCTGAGCCTCGATCAAGTCGCCGCCGTGGCCAAGGAGTGCTTTGACGACGGCTGGCGGCAGGTGACCATGTCCGCCGTGGACTGCGGCGAGGCCGGCTTTGAAATCCTGTATCACTACGACAAAGATCTGGTCATGAAGCACTACCGGCTCTCCATCCCCAAGGAGACCGTGGTGCCGAGCATCTCGCCGGTGTACTTCTGCGCGCTGCTCATCGAAAACGAGATCCGCGACCAATTCGGCATCTGCTTCTCCGACATCGTCCTCGATTTCGGCGGGGCCTTGTACCTTGAAGCTGAAGTCCGCGCCATGCCGTTCTGCAAGGTCAGCGTGGCCGAAAAACAGTCTTAAAGAGGGAAGCATATGGCCCGTACTATATTGCCGTTCGGCCCGCAGCATCCGGTCTTGCCGGAGCCGCTGCACTTAAAGCTCACCATCGAGGACGAAATCGTCGTCGAGGCCCTGCCCACCCTGGGCTATGTCCACCGCGGTCTGGAAAAACTCTGCGAAGTCCGCGACTTCAACCAGATGATCCAGATCGTCGAGCGCGTCTGCGGCATCTGCTCCTGCCTGCACGCCCTGTGCTACTGCGAAGGCGTCGAGCAGATCATGGGCGTGGAAGTGCCGCGCCGCGCCAAGTACCTGCGCACCATCTGGGGCGAGCTGCACCGCGTGCACTCCCATCTGTTGTGGCTGGGGCTTTTCGCCGACGCCTTCGGCTTCGAGAGCCTGTTCATGCAGTTCTGGCGCGT is from Solidesulfovibrio magneticus RS-1 and encodes:
- a CDS encoding respiratory chain complex I subunit 1 family protein, encoding MTKILLAVLALVAAPILGALITGVDRRITAWLQSRYGPPILQPLYDVLKLLGKQPMLVNTWQALCAYVYLVGAALSVVLLFTGSDLLLIFFVLTIGAVFLVMGALASPSPYSQIGGQRELLQMLAYEPLLILVFASIAMVTGSFKVSAVFELSRPMLYDLPLMFIVLGYALTIKLRKSPFDISASAHAHQELVRGVYTEYSGPYLAMIEIAHWYEVILVLGICALFWSTSFVGMIVLVALTYMAEIIVDNVTARLTWRVMLKSAVGMGLVLTVVNLLWLYAQ
- a CDS encoding NADH-quinone oxidoreductase subunit B family protein; protein product: MLGNLINQGRIKSPWVVHFDCGSCNGCDIEVLACLTPLYDIERFGILNIGNPKHADVLLVTGTVNQRNKHVLKNIYDQMPTPKAVIAIGACGCSGGVFREAYNVVGGVDKVIPVDVYVPGCPARPEAIIDGVVAALEKVKKLLGMTA
- a CDS encoding NADH-quinone oxidoreductase subunit C encodes the protein MLETIPLSLDQVAAVAKECFDDGWRQVTMSAVDCGEAGFEILYHYDKDLVMKHYRLSIPKETVVPSISPVYFCALLIENEIRDQFGICFSDIVLDFGGALYLEAEVRAMPFCKVSVAEKQS